aggaaggaagaaaaaccaagTGCCTACCCCGTACCAAGTACAGTTTATTTTCAAGTGTGAATTCTGATAATTagatatttaattctttttaatttctaaatttaagGTAAAAATAGATGGAGTCATAATCACAATTAACAATCACAATTAATTAAGGCAGGGCTACTGTTCATATTCAGATTAAACACAACTACCTTTAAATAGCTTATATGTttttggaaatacatttttgttacaGTAGCAATCTGTTATTTTGTTGTAACTGATCTCTGTGGCAACTTGAAAAATTTTTGGTCTGATGCTGTTTGAGAAGATTGAAAAAGTGTACAGATTGTaaagattttatataaattGTAAGATTACTGTTAACTatttataatagaaaaaaaataaaatcacagttcATGCCTCAGAGTTTGTATCTCAAAGAAATCTAAACCACCTGTATTCATCTTCCTTGACTCAGTCATATGAGACACTGCTGCAGAATTAACCTAGTTACCCGAGTCCCCAGTCTAGCTCCACCTTCTGAAATCCTTGGAACATTGCTTTGAGAAAACTCGGGAAGTTAGGTATTTGCGCATtgttcttttgctattttaatgGTTGACACAGCACACTGTTTTGCTACTCACTATTCCAAGTATTACAAAGCACAGTTCTTCATTAGCAGAAAGCACAACTCTTCATTAGCAGAATCTCTCACTTTTGTTAAAAATTCTAATTCTGAAAAGATTTCACAGCCCGACAGCCAAGTTTTAACAGGGCTTCTGTAAGCATCTGCCACTGCTGGCTATTATACAGGCAGCACTATATAACCCTAAAGACTTGCTATTCTTGTCCGTGTAGTAAACCTCAGAATACCTCACCTCAAATGTGTTCTTATATGGGCTAATGAACATTTATTCAGTTATCTTCAATCATCTGAGGGAGGCAAGGGATGAAGACGTAGAGTGCTGACtaaccaccaaaaccagaatTCCTATTTATATGGGCAGATCTACTCTACAGTCTTGCACACACAAAAGAAGTTGTGTTTTACATcataattacagaaattaagaaaaggaaacttcagAAGTAATTAGAGGATATTTCCTTTGTGGAGAGACAAAAGTAATTATTGTACAGATCTATaacattggggttttttactaAGAAAAATTTAACTGAGATTCCTTAGTAATCACAGACAATGTAATAGGGATGTATTTGTGACATGTCCTGCCTGTTGAATTTTTCCTATATTGTTATCTCCAGCTTTCTCAATGCTGGTATAAATAgatctgttctttttccttatcATAAAACATTAAGTTCCATCACTATTGTAAGTCACCAGCAGGAATTATTCCTTACAAACACAGGAGGAACATGTGATAGTGGAGCCAAATCACACTACACAAGTGATGCAAATAACTTCAAATACAGTACTTTATTCCTCAGTGTTTACAGCTGTTAACAAAAGTGACTCTCAAatcctgaaaaaagaaaaacccaacctaTCTTTCCAATTCTtaatcaaacaaaacaatattCAGGTAGATGTTCACTATGTGTGAATAAACATAATCTCACAAACatgtatatgaaaatattttacttgcaacagaatttttgaaaatactttttcaagaCGAACATACAAAATTTGAGAAAAGGTTTAAATCAATTATTTCTATGGTATTATTGCATCTTTTGATAAATTAAAAGCATACATTATGAcaacaggacagaaaaggatACCTCTGAAACGTGGTGGTGCTTACTTTAGTTTTCCACTACTGGCTTCACATTTTGGAATTATtcaagaaaaagtgaaatggccagattaaaaaaaaacaaacctccaaCCTATTTGGATGTCTCATCTTTTACATGGTCtacataaatataatttaagtaTGGTACTGAAATAATGTAACTGTCAGAATTACATGTGGGCAACACAGCTAGTTCACATCAGGGTTTACTTCATTCAGAACCATCCTGCCTGCTACACACAGGATAAATTGATGAGTGTAAACGCACCAAGGCACGCCCACAGTTACAACAGTTCAACTAAACCAGTACAACTGCACACCTTAAGACTGATGAAATCTTTAAGTATAGATAAGCCATTTGATTTTCCTAGCATATTTCCTTGGTAAAGCTAAATCCTTGCCTGCTGTTTGTAAATTACTTctaccaaaacacaacactggGATGAGCACGCAGAATTTTATAGCAAGGCTTTGGTTGTCAAAAACTGCTCTCTCCATTGCTTTGCTGACCAACACTTCACCTCCAAGGCCAGCAGTCTCACTTGCTACGTCATCAATTTGCAACTATTCCAGAGCATTAGGCAAAACCCAAGCTCAACAGCAAGAAACCCAGTACTGTGCTCCCACAGGATCCATGAGGGGCTCTCCATACTGAATGCAGAAGCTGGCAACAGCTTAGGCCAGCATggaatgtagaaaaaaaattggcaaaGGAACTGTACTGCTAGCAGCTGGGTGAAGTTAAGCCGTTATTTCACGAGTTCACATCCAAGCTAACACGTTCAAGCAAGGAAAACTTCTGCCCCTTTTTGTTAGGCAGCTGCTGGGACCTTAAAGTTTGCATAAGGCTGTATCTACCGCATCACAAGCAGCATTCTCAAGCACCCTATGATCAGAGAGGAaacaacagaagagaaacttCTGAAGTTTATCTggattaaaatttcaaatgagaAGGAAGGCTGGTGATGGCTAATTAAAATCTGCCATAGGCTTTTGGAAGAGATAATAATCTGATTTCGAACAGCTTTACACTCATGCATAAAGCTGCCTATGAAACACATGATGCATGTGTTCCTGAAGGTAAAGCAACACCTTTAAAGCATACCAAACATGGACACCAATAGGAAATCTGTGCAGAAAGAACTCGTTAACTGTGGAACATAAACCCAAAATCAAATCCTAAAGTTCAACACGCAGTTAAGCCTGCAGTTACATGCTCAATTAAAATGCTTCATGGCTTCTGTGCTATGCAATCAACAGACACCGCCAAGTCTCTCTGCAGTAACCTGACCCTGATAAATACTGTCATGAGTATATACTGGGGCATCACCTTCCTGTTCCACCTCTGTACTCACGAGCGGCCTCACAACAGGGGAGATCTAAAAGATGCTGGACAACAGAAACTGCCGTCTTTAATTGACAGctctaaaattaaattcttgtCTGCATGTATTTACAGCCACAATTGTACGAAAGCTAACTCCTTCATCTAGAGTAATACTGTTTATGAAGGAGAAGGCACCCACACCATAACAAGATGGTTGCTTTCAGGTTACCAGACCAATGGGTTAGCAGAGTAAGAGAGAGACAAGTCACGGAGGAAGGACAACTGCTATGTGAGACACCTTACTAGCTGGGCAGCTGGCCATTCTTGAACACAGAGCAGGcggggacaaaaaaaaaaaaaaagggagggagggtggcACGCAGGGGGAAAGAACTGGTATGTTCTTTCTTAAGAAGCTCAGCTTATTCAACCTTTATGTCTCAAGCCTGACTcagaagaaatatataaatgaaCTCTTATGAGACACGATGGCTGCGTAAGTTTCCTGCCCAATCTGATCttacttaaaatgtttctatgaaacacaaataaaatggagaacaggtaaaatgaaaatagacaCTATCAAAACTCACCAGGATTGTGAGTTTACGGTATATGCTCTGACTTTCAAGTAGTCTACGATATATTTACGAACACACAAAACAACCGTAATTTTATTAGTTTCTGTAGAGTATTAGTTCAGAATGCTACTTTTATGTGAAATTCTGGAAGAATAAGAAATCCAATTGAATAATTTTGATGAAAGCCTTAAGGATTTTAacattttacatgaaaatttGTTTACACGTCCCATATGAAAACTaggtggaagagaaaaagcCTGAAAGCAGCACTTTAGAGTCTCCTGCAAGTGTTTCCATCTGGTTCTTAGGcctattttgttttctacacAGCATTTTGGAGCAGAGGAGTGGACATGCAACATGCAATAATTGGAGAGGCTTGAACGTtacataatatattttttgtttgtttagaaagggttttattcatttttctgaggcttattttaaataaaatgacataAAAACCACCCTATGAGCAGTACGAAAAACAAGGACTTTAGTCATCACATTTTAGTATAAAAGTTCCGTTCAGTTAACTAAAAGAATTCAATGACCACATCGGTTGGTCTAATGCAATGATTCATACGGTCATACTTAATTCTAACCTAAACCCGAGTTAACATATCTAAATTTCTCATACCAGTAAACACCACCACTATATTTTGCCAATTACTCTCTTAATATTTACAGTGTTTTAGTATCTTCGGTatcctccccctcctcttccaccATATGGATCACCATAACCTCCCCTATCACCATAACCTCCCCTGCCCCCATAacctcccctgccaccctggAAGCCACCTCCACCTCTTCCACCACCTCTGAAACCCCCACCtccaaacccaccaccaccacctcctcctcctcctcctcctctaccccctccacccccccagccaccccttccaccaccaccacctccccagccacccctTCCACCaccttcttgtcttttttgCCAAGGAGGCATTTCGGGAGGAGGTGGTTCAATCTCTGTTGGCCTGCCTCCACGGTCAGGTACTCTCCCCATCAGAACCTGTATGGAAAAATAGGTTgttttgagtttaaaaaaaaatgtagtaggTCTTTTTGCTACTGCTTTTGTATTTCCTAAACTCCCTGTGTGATGAATGTTAACATACTCTGGTCAGTCCCAGGCACTCCAATTAAAAGTCctctcaagaaagaaaaaaccctttctcTGAGATCCTACAATAATTAAGAAATTTCAGAATCTTTGGGATCAGAACATATTAAAGTGTATCTAAATGAAGCACAAAActttagaaaaatctgtaaataaaatggGCTTAGTCACCATTACAGTGGTGAAACTAGTAACTCCAGCTTTTATCATCAAGAAAGCAGTACAATGTTGATTAATTACTCTAGCCAAACCAAATAAATCTACTTTGCAGCAAAACAACAAATCCACAGAaacttttataatttttaaacataaattttaaatatactgaTTAACTAAAGACACTCGTTTACAAACTGAACAACATAATCCTGGAAACAGGTAGCTCAGGAAATGATACCAGAAAGACTCAACTTGAGGCGTGCAGTTCCACTGAACTCAAGAGGtcatatacacacatgcacgtGCACACATACAGCCCCCACTACTGTTTCATCCTGTTGCAAGAATGACTGTGtaataagataaaaaaagaagttgctgCAATGCCTACTGGAATGCTGCAAACCTTCCTTTCTTGAAGCACCAGGTATcttgcaaaaagaaatgaaagtattAAGGAGTATAATTCCAGAATTACTTTTGATAGGTCTGTAAATCCCCATGTCCTTTTATTGcatcccagaaagaaaaagtatacCTTGTTGATTGCACAGACTGTATTTTCCCGTGTTGATCCACTACTTGTTCTTATGATCTTTGATAAATCTTCTCGAGCAGCAAGAAGGTGAGCTAATGTAATAGTTGACTTTGGAGATAACGCGTAGCGCTTGGGCTGATAGATTCGTGCTATGTCATCTGTTTTTACCTAAATGATAAAAATCAAGCGCAACTTATTTGCTAGGcataaaacacacaaacacacttACCATAAGCCATTGGTCTCTGTAAGTTTCAATTTGAACACACACTGTCTGAAAATTTAAGTTACCTTACGAAATACAATGCCAGCTGTTACCAATTCTCTTTATGCTGAGGAGCTACTATACAAAAATGTTGATTATGTTTTAACTGATGTCGAAACTTAGCACCATTACAAAAGAAATTCTCCTATCCACTGGCATCAAACAGATTCTTTGATGTTTTCCAGCATATTTAAAGATCTAAATTTAGGAGTCCAGCCTGCTCTCTCAAAAACTTTACATAGCCGTATTTAACAAATTACTTctaaatgtaattaaaacagAGCAGCTTCAAAGTACAGTaaatttgtggaaaaaaaatttaaatgtatcGATGGAGCAAAACACTTCTGCAAGTCatgaaagggagagaaaagattttttccaaacacaccttgatgtttcatttttttaacaaaaaagaaaaacaaatatactTTCTGGGAACATCAAGAATGATCGCcattcagagtaaaaaaaaaaaaaattgatcttGGATGGACCAGACAACAGGTATTGTTTCTTTACATGACTGTTTTGCTAGGCAGTTACTACACCATTTATGGATCCATTTCAGTCTGCACACTTACCTGTCTTGGGGActgaacacattaaaaaaaaacacaaaaaaatgccaCAGCATCTGAAGTAGAGAAAGGTATCTAAACCTACTcaacagtggggaaaaaaggcaagctaacaaataaattaaaaaaagacaacaattTGCCtcttggcttaaaaaaaaaaaaaaatcatctaaatATAAATGCCAAAACATTTTCGATCCCCAAAACCTTCTTGGAGAAGTTATAAACAAAGCTGAAGTGTATTTACATAGTATGTATGTTTGGTAGCAAGACCCATGGAACTGTAGCAGATTCCCACtacaggaagcaaaaaaaagcatcaaGCTTACCTTTGCTCTATCAGACCAGCCAAAAGACTGTACTGTCACATCTAGCCTCTTCATTAACATACGTCGGCGGCATTCATACTCACTGCGAAGCGCATCATTGATTTTTTCCAATCTTTCCTGCAGTGTTACAATAAAAAGTCCAAATGTTCACATCTATAGAGTTATAGAAGTCAATTTAAAGCTAACCCCATTCAGCAAATAAGATGTCTATCCCCAGGTCACCACTATAAACTGTATAGAATTAGGGGTGCATCTGTGTAGTGCTACAGTAGTATgtatatacaaaatatttggGAAATTAGTAAGTGGATGAATCAACCCAAAGTCTGTTTTATAACATTAATTCTGGAAGCATCTGATTAGCATTGTTAATATTTAGCAACTAAATTTTAGTATTAATATGTAGCAATAGAACAGTGACTGTGAAATGGACAAAGTTAGATGAAGCTGTATGCATTAATTTTGACCATCCtgttaaatgcagaaaagaaaaggagagactttttttaccaCTTGGTCGGAATTCAGAGGTTTTGTTAGCAGTGATTTCCCCACGTGGTTATTTTGAACTTTTGAGAGAATGTCCTTtatctgaaacaaaacacatactTCTCAGAATAcaaattatatttacatttatttcagcacaATTTTCTGCAATCACAATTTGCTATTTGATCTTACAAGTATAGCACAGATACACATCTGACTTATCCATTACAAAGATTGCCTGAATACTTTCACTATGTGACCAACCtctacacaaaaatattttacgGTACACCACTTCTCCTCCCAATTATAACAGAACACTATCTATGTAGCAAATTTATCAAGTGCATAGAGGGAGTGGGACTAgttaaatttctcattttatttattactaaGTGCTGTAACTACAACTAAGGAAGTGTAAAAATTGGAAGCTACTATGAGTTCTGTTCCCAAATGCTAGACTCGGCTACAAAAATCTGAGGATGGGTCCTAGTAAGAAAGGCAGGAGATATGATGGGTATGCAACCACTTTCACTAATTGTCTTCTATTCCTGTAATTGCTGGCATTTAACATTATGTCTAACACTTGCATTCACTCCAAATCTGCCTGGCTTATACTTCTTCCATTAGTTTTTGCCCTAATTTCATCCCTGATCATTATGgtctctctctgctttctggaCTCCACTGCATTCTCTTCTCTCACTACAAGAaacctccacctcctcctcttgaAGGAACCTCCTTTGGCACAGTTCCTCTAAAACTCATCATGAATACCCACAACACCTGTACATAACTTTCCAGCcaactgatttttcagctgGAGTAGAATGCATGCGTATCACTGATCCTGCAAGCTTTGCACACACTCTGATGCGCAGAAGAcctaaatcaggggtcctctAACTATGGCTTGCGGGCTGGATACgggcccctcccccccccgggtcctcaatccggcccccggtatttacagacaccccccccccccgccccgcagatggctgcctgccacttcatccgcacaccagcccctgtttaaaaagtttgaggacctctgACCTAaatcttcatttgcttttataaataattatgGGGAACCAAGTCAAACGACTAAAAccaagagttaattttcttttacatatcACAAAGAAGGATTAAGGTAGTGCACAATCTACATTACAACCTGTAGCTGAGGACAGCCATTAGATACATTTGCAAGGATTATAAGCTTTCATTAGTCACACAGGTGTTTACAATAAATTTATCATAAAGATATGGTTCAAAGCTCACTCTTCCAGTATTATCTTAGTTCATCTTGTCAGAGTTTTGAGTTCCACATATTATAGAAGTATCATTTTCTGTGATCgctatgaaaaaaaacaactcagagacagaaataaaattctagAGCACTTAGTTAATTGATTAAAGAAAGCTACTTGAAAAGGAATACTTGATAAATCAACTCTCGTATTTCAGGGATTTCATAGTtatctctttttcccttttttgcatATACTAAGGAAAAAATCTGATCTCAAATTTTGTGTGAAAGCCAGGgtgtatattttctttttacatcaCCTTTGGACAGCACTGTGGCAAGTTAAAAATGCAATACCCCCAGGAAAagtctgaagtaaaaaatactgtgcagTAAGCAAATTACGCAAAACCAGTATTTTGACTCCAGCAGAAAAGACAGCCTAGTAGTTTCTGAAAAGTGGCCATCTAGTTGCTGTAATATTCCCTGCTGTTATACTCCATCCATATAAAAATTTACAGTAAGAGGTGAAGTTCAGTTCCATGTAGCCTACTGATCTCTATGCTCCTCTTTGCTAGTTCTTGCTTCTTTagaacctttattttctttccaaaaagccCTCCAGGGCTGTCCAATTTGTCTGTCTTCTAAACATAGCCAACTTGTGCTGATTTTAGTGAAGCATGTACACAATGCTTCTCATAATCTACTTCACAATTCAGATGTACCTAAGCACAAAGTACGCttatatttaaacaaatgtctgaagaatgaaaaaataaaggtaacaatgaaaaatataataaaatcagCATGACAGCAAGAGATGGAGAAATCACTAATTAGTatagaagaaagaataaacagcagatgaattaaaaattctgttaGGTAAGAGGTGTCTATCTGTATACCACTAAGGTCAGAAATACAACCTCAAAGGTTCTAACAAGTTGAAAGGAAGAGAATCTATCAAAAGAGACTGGCtgctgaaacacaagaaaaccaaaacaaattctCAATGTCATTTATAGCTACAGAGtggaagaaaatctgaaaaccaGTGATGCTAAATACTATCTAGAGATTAGAATTACAGCAAGTTTGCAGCTGCAAGGGCAGCTAAGTGGTTAATACAACACTGGGCTTCACATACAAAAGCCACACATTCTGCCACAAGTCAATCACAATTAAAAGACCTAACCCAGCACTACATATTCCTGATTTccataaactgaaaaatgaaaggaagttTAGAGAGAACAATTAAGAGAATCAGTGAAAATCAGAACTAGATGAAACAAGAGCAGCTAAATGAAACAATCCTTTACTGACTGGGAAACTGCTCCCAAATTTCTGCAACCTTTTATTTCCAGGTTAGAGAATACCTATGTAATTTTATCCAGTGACAGGTTTATTAATCAAGTTAACACTTAAGGAAGAATCCTGTCACTGAAGAACTGGTCTACGTTCATGTTTGTGACATACTGTAGTCATGCCCAAACGACTGCGTCTCCACTTTACTCCCTCACTGCCATCAGCTGGGCTCCGAGTGCATATCCTGCAGCTATAATGGTGACATGAGCTGAGCTGCCTTACCGCTGCAGAACACATTGTCCAGCCTTGACTGATGACAGAGCTAGGAGCACAAGAGCTTTGACATAAGCATCTTCCAccagaagacaagaaaataacTGATGCAAGAATCTATGCTATAACCCACATTCTTAAACATAACAGCTGCCCTAGGTTAAAAAGGATAAGCAggagttttaagaaaaatcaccactacaaccaaaacccagaaagaagTCCGTATGTGTAAGTGGGAACAACACTAAAAGCAGTGCCCAGatagaaaaagcagtgaaaacatactcacagaaatgtaaaacaaaCTGCAACAGCCAAATCATCACAAAGTTCTCACACCCTCAGctgtaaaaagcaaaccaaCTAATTAAAAGCTAGATGGAGATAAATATACTTCACTACCGGACATACTGTGTCACTGACCTTGGtaacattaaacatttaaagGGCTGCTTTGGAAGTTCACACACCCTCTAAAAATAGTTTGAGAATAAATCAGTTATTGGATTTGTTTGAGACAAAAATATTGACTTCAAAATCTGCTGTATAAAAATATAGTTATTCTGTTGTTACCAAATACAGCATATCTTTATGTATTGAACATGAAATTTCTCATCTGTTTTATAAGTCTatactacttaaaaaaattatagctCACGTTTCACTGTTGCGTTCCATATATTTATTATCTTTACCCTCTGTCAAAAGCGAGTAGTAATTTTATGCTTAACACCATTTGCACAGATAAACATCATACACGCACGCACCTCCAGGGTTTCCAAGATTTTGCAAAAAACCTTACCTGGAGAGAGGTGGCATGTTATTAATTTAAGTTAAACTATCAACGCTTTAAGGAAGGAACACTGTCTTGATTAGTCATGAGGCATACTGCACAACTGCAGAAAGATCACCTAAAATCTtaagcacaaaatatttttaagccaCCCTCTACCTCTCTTCCATTTACCTGCAgatcattttaatttcaatatttaaCTAACttcaaagacatttctgtttgACCTTTACGCCTGGTCAACAGAACAACTCTTTCATCTTGCTCCCTGTAACTCCATTGATATTTCACGTACAGGCCTAATTATGTCTGCAAAATTTTTAAACACCAACAGTTAAAAGCACACACCAAATATGAATAAATTCTACGAAGTattcccaaatatttttaaagtatttcactTAAATGTTCTTTCAGATTAGTTCTGATTTAGTTTCTTTGCTAGCCCTTTAtagtttcttttcattctctacaaattaaaatgttctagaaaacaaataatatgCACCTTTTGTTGgtcttttgaaaaatttattAAGAAGTCTTTCAAATAAACACTATTAGAATGTCACTTTGTAATTAGGTGTGAAATGCACACTATCTTGACAGGAAAAAAGCCAGATGTGAGCATGAGTTACAAAGCACAATACCGGCATAAACCTTTCTGAATCTCTGATGAATGGTCATTTAGAATTTACGGGGATTTTGGTACTGAATTCCAGAGTGCCTCCCAGAGTTACCTTTTGTAAACATACTTTACAAGggaacaacataaaaaaaaaccccaaccaaataACTACAAAATTACTATTAGTTTTTCAATGCtatagaataaaatatatttagtgATAGGAGGCTGTAACACTGTCATTTCATCTCTCACATTTTCTTAAGTATGTTGACAACCACCACCCCAGTTTATTACAGGAGATGCAAATTCCAAAGGTACTTCCCGTGACTGCATATTGAAAGTCAGCGCTACTATAAAACTCATAGTctgaatgaagaaagaaatcctgATTTTATACTAgtcttttaaataaactgacaaattattaaaaacaatcaATGTGCTAATGTTCCATACCAAAATACAATGTGTGATCTGTCCCTTTGGTAGattgctgctgcacagcccaaCTATTCTCAGAACTATTCCCACAGCTACTGACAATGTTGAAGATGCTAGACAGAGACAAAGAGTAGACATGTTGAAATGCTCCAGGTACATTTGCAAATTCAACAAAAATACTAGATAGGTATGTAAGTGTCTATTACAAATGATATAGTATAATACTAAAAACCCACAGTGCAATTTCACATGGAACCTAATTAaatcaaaagcaacaaaatatttagaaaaggaaatcaATAATTTCAAGTGAATTTTTGTGAGAATCTAAAAAGAGCAACAaatagcactgaaaaaaatgtttacaaagcaAAGGAATTCCAATTGGTGGTATCACTGATCTAACACAGCTACAGCTACGAATGTGTCTAACTCTGTACTGTATCAGAGTAACTCTGAGCCTGTCCGATATTAAAGGGAGGGATGAAGGCCAAGGAAACATATGGTAGAAACTCTACAAAAATCTCCTgagaagtaggaaaaaaataaatcctttgttTGTAAGGGATGAAACATGCAGAGAACAAATTACACTATTAATCTGGAGTCGCAGAAGAGGAACAAACTAGTCTTGCTGCCTTTCTACAGTATGAAGTGAGTACAAGTCATATAACTACTGTGGAACTGACAGACCTGAAAACAATTGCAAAACAGCGCAGACAGTAttatttggggggaaaaaaaaagataacatgcTTTAAAGATTCAGCTCATTTTAGTACTTACAAAGCTGTAACAGTTTACATAAAC
This genomic stretch from Falco naumanni isolate bFalNau1 chromosome 7, bFalNau1.pat, whole genome shotgun sequence harbors:
- the FAM98B gene encoding protein FAM98B isoform X2, encoding MYTGPLLEEEALNKAAENGLSSPEFFELCVWLGSQIKSLCNMEESITSTDGDKDIESFQLEISGFLREMACPYMSLTSGDIKDRLREKEDCLKLLLFLSTELQALKILHSKKIKGSHLEKHNEIHQEVQAICDALGLPNSSTSDIPPLLTNVEQKIKDILSKVQNNHVGKSLLTKPLNSDQVERLEKINDALRSEYECRRRMLMKRLDVTVQSFGWSDRAKVKTDDIARIYQPKRYALSPKSTITLAHLLAAREDLSKIIRTSSGSTRENTVCAINKVLMGRVPDRGGRPTEIEPPPPEMPPWQKRQEGGGRGGWGGGGGGRGGWGGGGGRGGGGGGGGGGGFGGGGFRGGGRGGGGFQGGRGGYGGRGGYGDRGGYGDPYGGRGGGGYRRY
- the FAM98B gene encoding protein FAM98B isoform X1, which translates into the protein MRELAPGAKMECDILDALEALGYTGPLLEEEALNKAAENGLSSPEFFELCVWLGSQIKSLCNMEESITSTDGDKDIESFQLEISGFLREMACPYMSLTSGDIKDRLREKEDCLKLLLFLSTELQALKILHSKKIKGSHLEKHNEIHQEVQAICDALGLPNSSTSDIPPLLTNVEQKIKDILSKVQNNHVGKSLLTKPLNSDQVERLEKINDALRSEYECRRRMLMKRLDVTVQSFGWSDRAKVKTDDIARIYQPKRYALSPKSTITLAHLLAAREDLSKIIRTSSGSTRENTVCAINKVLMGRVPDRGGRPTEIEPPPPEMPPWQKRQEGGGRGGWGGGGGGRGGWGGGGGRGGGGGGGGGGGFGGGGFRGGGRGGGGFQGGRGGYGGRGGYGDRGGYGDPYGGRGGGGYRRY